The following are encoded in a window of Primulina eburnea isolate SZY01 chromosome 4, ASM2296580v1, whole genome shotgun sequence genomic DNA:
- the LOC140829437 gene encoding adenosylhomocysteinase-like translates to MALLVDKTTSGREYKVKDMSQADFGRLEIDLAEVEMPGLMASRAEFGPSQPFKGAKITGSLHMTIQTAVLIETLTSLGAEVRWCSCNIFSTQDHAAAAIARDSAAVFAWKGETLQEYWWCTERALDWGPGGGPDLIVDDGGDTTLLIHEGVKAEAEYEKTGKVPDPNSTDNAEFQIVLTLIRDGLKSDPKKYTKMLDRLVGVSEETTTGVKRLYQMQASGTLLFPAINVNDSVTKSKFDNLYGCRHSLPDGLMRATDVMIAGKVGVVCGYGDVGKGCAMALKQAGARVIVTEIDPICALQALMEGFQVLTLEDVVSEADIFVTTTGNKDIIMVSHMRKMKNNAIVCNIGHFDNEIDMHGLETFPGVQRIVIKPQTDRWVFPDTKSGVIVLAEGRLMNLGCATGHPSFVMSCSFTNQVIAQLELWKEKRTGKYEKKVYVLPKHLDEKVASLHLGKLGARLTKLTQDQADYVSLPVEGPYKPPHYRY, encoded by the exons ATGGCTCTTTTGGTGGACAAGACAACCTCCGGCCGGGAGTACAAGGTCAAGGACATGTCCCAGGCCGATTTCGGCCGCCTCGAGATCGATCTCGCCGAGGTCGAGATGCCGGGCCTAATGGCTTCCAGGGCTGAATTCGGGCCATCCCAGCCCTTCAAAGGCGCCAAGATCACCGGCAGCCTTCACATGACTATCCAGACCGCTGTTTTGATCGAAACCTTGACTTCGTTGGGAGCCGAGGTGAGATGGTGTTCATGCAACATCTTCTCCACGCAAGATCACGCCGCTGCCGCCATTGCGCGAGACAGCGCCGCCGTTTTCGCGTGGAAGGGGGAGACCTTGCAGGAATACTGGTGGTGCACCGAACGGGCTCTTGATTGGGGGCCCGGTGGTGGTCCCGATTTGATTGTTGATGATGGTGGTGACACTACTCTGTTGATCCACGAAGGTGTGAAGGCTGAGGCCGAGTATGAGAAAACAGGTAAGGTTCCGGACCCGAATTCTACTGATAATGCTGAGTTTCAGATTGTTCTCACTTTGATTCGAGATGGGCTGAAGTCTGATCCCAAGAAGTACACGAAGATGTTAGATAGATTGGTTGGTGTGTCTGAAGAGACAACCACTGGTGTTAAGAGGTTGTATCAGATGCAGGCTAGTGGCACTCTTCTTTTCCCTGCTATCAATGTCAACGATTCTGTCACCAAGAGCAAG TTTGATAACTTGTACGGATGCCGTCACTCCCTTCCCGATGGACTGATGAGGGCCACTGATGTGATGATAGCTGGGAAAGTCGGTGTCGTGTGTGGCTATGGAGATGTCGGCAAGGGCTGTGCTATGGCCTTAAAACAAGCTGGAGCGCGAGTAATTGTAACGGAGATTGATCCAATCTGTGCCCTTCAAGCTCTCATGGAAGGCTTCCAAGTCCTGACCCTCGAAGATGTCGTCTCTGAAGCTGACATCTTTGTCACCACCACTGGTAACAAGGATATCATAATGGTTTCCCACATGAGAAAGATGAAAAATAATGCCATTGTGTGCAATATTGGTCACTTTGACAATGAAATCGACATGCATGGCCTCGAGACTTTCCCTGGCGTACAAAGGATCGTCATAAAACCTCAAACCGACCGCTGGGTTTTCCCCGACACGAAGTCTGGGGTCATTGTTTTGGCCGAGGGTCGTTTGATGAACCTGGGGTGTGCTACGGGGCACCCTAGTTTCGTGATGTCGTGCTCTTTTACAAACCAAGTCATAGCTCAACTAGAGCTGTGGAAGGAGAAGAGGACTGGCAAATACGAGAAGAAAGTTTATGTCTTGCCTAAGCATCTCGATGAGAAAGTTGCATCTCTCCATCTCGGAAAGCTCGGTGCCAGGCTCACAAAGCTTACCCAGGACCAGGCTGATTATGTTAGCCTTCCAGTGGAGGGTCCTTACAAGCCTCCTCATTACAGATACTAA
- the LOC140829438 gene encoding serine hydroxymethyltransferase 4-like: MDPVTEWGNSSLSTVDPEIHDLIEKEKRRQCSGIELIASENFTSFAVIEALGSPLTNKYSEGMPGNRYYGGNEYIDEIENLTRSRALQAYRLDPTKWGVNVQPYSGSPANFAAYTAVLNPHDRIMGLDLPSGGHLTHGYYTSGGKKISATSIYFESLPYKVDPKTGYIDYDRLDEKAMDFRPKLIICGGSAYPRDWDYKRLKEIADKCGALLLCDMAHISGLVAAQEAADPFEHCDLVTTTTHKSLRGPRAGMIFYRKGPKPAKKGQPEGAVYDFEDKVNFAVFPSLQGGPHNHQIGALAVALKQVMSPGFKVYAKQVRANAVALGNYLMSKEYKLVTGGTENHLVLWDLRPLGLTGNKVEKLCDLCNITVNKNAVFGDSSALAPGGVRIGTPAMTSRGLVEKDFEQIGEFLHRAVSLTLKIQKEHGKLLKDFNKGLVNNKDIDELKADVEKFSTSFDMPGFKMSEMKYQG, encoded by the exons ATGGATCCAGTCACTGAATGGGGCAACAGCTCGCTCTCCACCGTAGACCCAGAAATCCATGATCTCATTGAGAAGGAAAAGCGCCGCCAATGCAGTGGAATCGAGCTCATCGCTTCGGAGAACTTCACCTCTTTCGCTGTAATCGAGGCCCTCGGCAGCCCTCTCACCAATAAGTACTCCGAAGGCATGCCTGGCAACCGTTACTACGGTGGAAATGAGTACATCGATGAGATCGAGAACCTCACCCGATCACGAGCCCTCCAGGCCTACCGCCTCGACCCCACCAAATGGGGCGTCAATGTTCAGCCCTACAGCGGCTCTCCTGCCAATTTCGCTGCCTACACCGCCGTTTTGAATCCACATGATAGGATCATGGGGCTTGATTTACCTTCGGGTGGGCATCTGACTCACGGGTACTACACTTCTGGGGGAAAGAAGATTAGCGCGACCTCGATTTATTTCGAGAGTTTGCCGTACAAGGTGGATCCCAAAACTGGATATATTGACTACGATCGTTTGGATGAGAAGGCCATGGATTTTAGGCCAAAATTGATTATATGTGGAGGGAGCGCTTATCCTAGAGATTGGGATTACAAGAGGTTGAAGGAGATTGCGGATAAGTGCGGGGCTTTATTGCTTTGTGATATGGCGCATATTAGTGGACTTGTTGCTGCTCAG GAAGCAGCAGATCCATTCGAGCACTGCGACTTGGTTACGACTACAACTCATAAGAGTCTGAGGGGCCCAAGGGCAGGGATGATCTTCTACAGGAAAGGTCCAAAGCCAGCCAAGAAAGGCCAACCCGAGGGTGCCGTTTACGACTTTGAGGACAAGGTTAACTTTGCTGTGTTCCCATCTCTTCAGGGTGGTCCTCACAATCACCAGATTGGTGCTCTTGCTGTGGCCCTGAAACAGGTAATGTCCCCGGGATTCAAGGTCTATGCTAAACAAGTAAGGGCCAACGCTGTTGCCCTTGGCAATTACCTGATGAGCAAAGAGTACAAGCTCGTCACCGGTGGAACGGAGAACCACTTGGTTTTGTGGGATCTTCGACCtcttggattgaccg GAAATAAGGTTGAAAAACTCTGTGATCTCTGCAACATTACTGTTAACAAGAATGCTGTGTTTGGTGACAGCAGTGCCTTGGCCCCAGGAGGGGTTCGCATTG GTACTCCGGCCATGACATCAAGAGGGTTAGTCGAGAAAGACTTTGAACAGATAGGTGAATTCCTTCACAGGGCAGTCTCTCTTACCTTGAAGATCCAAAAGGAACATGGCAAATTATTGAAGGACTTCAACAAGGGTCTTGTGAATAACAAAGACATTGATGAGCTGAAGGCAGATGTTGAAAAATTTTCTACTTCGTTTGACATGCCAGGCTTCAAGATGTCTGAGATGAAGTACCAAGGCTAA
- the LOC140829442 gene encoding glycine-rich RNA-binding protein 2, mitochondrial-like, which produces MAHLNKVGTLLRHSMLSGTASNYQSSLFNAVRCMSTKLFIGGLSFGTDDQSLRDAFSSFGDVVEAKVITDRDTGKSRGFGFVNYSSDDSANSALSAMDGQQLNGRNIRVSHAQERAPRSNYNNSGGYGGGFGSRGAADDGY; this is translated from the exons ATGGCACACTTGAACAAAGTTGGAACTCTGTTGAGACACAGCATGCTTTCCGGCACTGCATCAAATTACCAATCATCACTATTTAATGCTGTTCGCTGCATGTCGACGAAACTTTTTATCGGAG GGCTCTCGTTTGGTACCGATGATCAGTCTCTAAGAGATGCATTTTCCAGCTTTGGTGATGTAGTTGAAG CTAAAGTCATCACTGACAGAGACACTGGGAAATCAAGAGGGTTTGGATTTGTGAATTACTCGAGTGACGACTCTGCCAACTCAGCTCTGTCAGCCATGGATGGACAG CAACTGAACGGGAGGAACATCCGGGTGAGTCACGCCCAGGAACGAGCACCTCGCAGTAACTACAACAATTCTGGTGGTTATGGTGGTGGGTTTGGCAGTCGTGGAGCAGCTGATGATGGATATTAA